The following proteins come from a genomic window of Miscanthus floridulus cultivar M001 chromosome 2, ASM1932011v1, whole genome shotgun sequence:
- the LOC136538840 gene encoding microtubule-associated protein RP/EB family member 1C-like gives MAATNIGMMDGAYFVGRNEILAWINTTLQLGLSKVEEAASGAVACQLMDAAHPGAVPMHKVNFDAKNEYDMIQNYKVLQDVFNKLKITKHIEVNKLIKGRPLDNLEFMQWMKRYCDSVSGGFMSNYNASERRESSKGGKDTNRRASVPSHTPAKSASTGHKAQASHGAKRASGQTASAPQRSAKPSPAPADSGGPAYDEQITELKLLVDSLEKERDFYFSKLRDIEILCQNPEVEHVSVQAIQNILYTSEEDAQQQPPALSPIMEASEERPKQETAHKRKSISDLDEFGVSSSSRQRLSDILDVQLCGSPLTSFS, from the exons ATGGCGGCGACCAACATCGGGATGATGGACGGCGCCTACTTCGTCGGGCGCAACGAGATCCTCGCGTGGATCAACACCACGCTGCAGCTCGGCCTCTCCAAGGTGGAGGAG GCGGCGTCGGGCGCGGTTGCGTGCCAACTGATGGACGCGGCTCATCCTGGTGCCGTGCCGATGCACAAGGTCAATTTCGACGCCAAGAATGAGTACGATATGATCCAGAACTACAAGGTCCTGCAGGATGTGTTCAACAAACTCAAGATCACGAAG CACATAGAGGTGAACAAGCTTATCAAAGGAAGGCCACTTGACAATCTGGAGTTCATGCAGTGGATGAAACGATATTGTGATTCTGTCAGTGGTGGCTTCATGAGCAA CTACAATGCTTCTGAGAGAAGGGAAAGCAGCAAAGGGGGAAAGGATACCAACAGAAGGGCATCGGTGCCCTCTCACACGCCGGCCAAGTCTGCTTCCACAGGTCATAAGGCTCAAGCCTCACATGGTGCTAAGCGGGCAAGTGGGCAGACGGCTAGTGCACCACAACGCAGTGCTAAGCCATCACCTGCACCTGCCGACTCTGGTGGACCAGCTTATGATGAACAA ATAACTGAGCTGAAGCTCCTTGTTGACAGCCTGGAGAAGGAGAGAGATTTCTACTTCTCCAAGCTGCGGGACATTGAGATCCTGTGCCAGAATCCTGAGGTTGAGCACGTGTCG GTCCAAGCTATCCAGAACATACTCTACACATCAGAGGAGGACGCTCAGCAGCAGCCTCCGGCCCTGAGCCCCATCATGGAGGCGTCCGAGGAGAGGCCGAAGCAAGAGACGGCGCacaagagaaagagcatctcgGACCTGGACGAGTTTGGTGTGTCATCCAGCTCAAGGCAGAGGCTCTCCGACATCTTGGACGTGCAGCTGTGTGGATCCCCGCTGACGAGTTTCAGCTGA